The following proteins come from a genomic window of Kocuria palustris:
- a CDS encoding amidohydrolase: MSDSPAASTSSSEAPRHRFDDGGQALSIAPLVRRFLPHLIEFRRDLHSHPELSYREHRTTDRLMAELEAVGLEPVRLRSTGCYVDIGTGELSVALRADIDALPIQEATGLEFSSQNPGVAHMCGHDIHTTVMLGVATVLADLNRTSPLSGRVRVVFQPAEEQLPGGALTVIEQDVLEGVPRIFALHCEPKVDVGQVGTRIGAITSASDTVRLRLSGAGGHTSRPHLTQDLVFAMAQIAINVPAILSRRIDVRSGVQVVWGEIGAGVAPNAIPSEGTLAGTMRCLDAEAWHQAGELLDQVVGDVAAPYGVEVDLEHVRGVPPVVNGELETTMIENAARAELGEDAVVLVEQSMGGEDFAWYLQEVPGAMMRLGTRTRGGQTHDLHQADYIADEDAIACGIQVMASTALRAVAHHVRESALR, from the coding sequence ATGTCCGATTCCCCCGCCGCGAGCACGTCCAGCAGCGAAGCCCCCCGGCACCGGTTCGACGACGGCGGCCAGGCCCTGTCGATCGCGCCGCTCGTCCGCCGCTTCCTGCCGCACCTGATCGAGTTCCGCCGCGACCTGCACTCGCACCCGGAGCTGTCCTACCGGGAGCACCGCACGACCGACCGGCTGATGGCCGAGCTCGAGGCCGTCGGCCTGGAGCCGGTGCGGCTGCGCAGCACGGGCTGCTACGTGGACATCGGGACCGGCGAGCTGTCGGTCGCGCTGCGAGCGGATATCGACGCCCTCCCGATTCAGGAGGCCACCGGTCTCGAGTTCTCCTCGCAGAACCCCGGGGTCGCGCACATGTGCGGTCACGACATCCACACCACCGTGATGCTCGGCGTGGCCACCGTGCTGGCCGATCTGAACCGCACCTCGCCGCTGTCCGGGCGGGTCCGCGTCGTGTTCCAGCCGGCCGAGGAGCAGCTGCCCGGCGGCGCCCTGACCGTGATCGAGCAGGACGTCCTGGAGGGGGTCCCGCGGATCTTCGCGCTGCACTGCGAGCCCAAGGTCGACGTCGGCCAGGTCGGCACCCGCATCGGGGCGATCACCTCGGCCTCGGACACGGTGCGGCTGCGGCTGTCCGGAGCGGGCGGTCACACCTCGCGCCCGCACCTGACGCAGGACCTGGTCTTCGCCATGGCCCAGATCGCGATCAACGTCCCGGCGATCCTCTCGCGCCGCATCGACGTCCGCTCGGGCGTGCAGGTGGTCTGGGGCGAGATCGGAGCGGGCGTGGCCCCCAACGCCATCCCCTCGGAGGGCACCCTGGCGGGGACCATGCGCTGCCTCGACGCCGAAGCCTGGCACCAGGCCGGAGAGCTGCTCGACCAGGTCGTCGGGGACGTCGCCGCGCCGTACGGCGTGGAGGTGGACCTGGAGCACGTGCGGGGCGTCCCGCCGGTGGTCAACGGCGAGCTGGAGACCACCATGATCGAGAACGCCGCCCGCGCGGAGCTCGGCGAGGACGCCGTGGTGCTCGTGGAGCAGTCCATGGGCGGCGAGGACTTCGCCTGGTACCTCCAGGAGGTCCCCGGCGCCATGATGCGCCTGGGCACCCGCACCCGAGGGGGCCAGACCCACGATCTGCACCAGGCCGACTACATCGCCGACGAGGACGCCATCGCCTGCGGCATCCAGGTCATGGCCAGCACGGCCCTGCGCGCCGTGGCGCACCACGTGAGAGAATCCGCCCTCCGCTGA
- a CDS encoding mannose-1-phosphate guanylyltransferase codes for MRSVTEPLEHFHPFIPAGGVGSRLWPLSRADAPKFLLDLTGSGSSLLRATYERLAPLSRGSIMVVTGRSHAGAVSQQLPELSAEDLVLEPSPRDSGAAIGLASILLERRDPGAVIGSFAADHVIEPADVFQEAVREAVLTARTGKVVTIGIRPTAPSTGFGYIKAGKPLDVDGAPSARDVEQFVEKPDEDTARSYVASGDYLWNAGMFVAPAALMMQHLQTNEPELFAGLSEIADAWGTEDQDEVMARVWEQLPKIAIDYAVAEPAAAVGDVAVVPGSFSWDDVGDFAAMSRLNHPRESDDVAVLGENPRVLVDSSSGIVVSDTGRVVALIGVEDIVVVDTPDALLVTTREHAQRVKETVNSLKAAGDTDVL; via the coding sequence ATGCGATCCGTGACGGAACCTCTTGAGCATTTCCACCCCTTCATCCCCGCCGGCGGCGTGGGGTCCCGGCTGTGGCCCCTCTCGAGGGCGGACGCGCCCAAGTTCCTGCTGGATCTCACCGGCTCGGGCTCGTCCCTGCTGCGCGCCACCTACGAGCGCCTGGCGCCCTTGAGCCGCGGCTCAATCATGGTCGTGACCGGACGCAGCCACGCCGGGGCCGTGAGCCAGCAGCTGCCGGAGCTGTCGGCCGAGGACCTGGTCCTGGAGCCGTCGCCGCGCGATTCCGGGGCTGCGATCGGGCTGGCCAGCATCCTGCTGGAGCGCCGCGATCCAGGAGCCGTGATCGGCTCGTTCGCCGCAGATCACGTGATCGAGCCCGCGGATGTCTTCCAGGAGGCCGTGCGCGAGGCCGTGCTGACCGCCCGCACCGGCAAGGTCGTGACCATCGGCATCCGCCCGACCGCTCCGTCGACCGGCTTCGGCTACATCAAGGCCGGGAAGCCCCTGGACGTCGACGGCGCGCCGTCGGCCCGCGACGTCGAGCAGTTCGTGGAGAAGCCGGATGAGGACACCGCCCGCTCCTACGTGGCCAGCGGCGACTACCTCTGGAACGCCGGCATGTTCGTGGCCCCGGCGGCCCTGATGATGCAGCACCTGCAGACCAACGAGCCGGAGCTCTTCGCCGGGTTGTCCGAGATCGCCGATGCCTGGGGCACCGAGGATCAGGACGAGGTGATGGCCCGGGTCTGGGAGCAGCTGCCCAAGATCGCGATCGACTACGCCGTGGCCGAGCCGGCGGCGGCGGTCGGGGATGTCGCCGTGGTTCCGGGCTCCTTCTCCTGGGACGACGTCGGGGACTTCGCGGCCATGTCCCGGCTGAACCACCCGCGGGAATCGGACGACGTGGCGGTGCTGGGCGAGAACCCGCGCGTGCTCGTGGACAGCTCCTCCGGGATCGTCGTCTCGGACACCGGCCGGGTCGTCGCGCTGATCGGCGTCGAGGACATCGTCGTGGTGGACACGCCCGACGCCCTGCTGGTCACCACGCGCGAGCACGCCCAGCGCGTCAAGGAGACCGTCAACTCCCTGAAGGCCGCCGGCGACACCGACGTCCTCTGA
- a CDS encoding BMP family ABC transporter substrate-binding protein translates to MSLRRPVPAACAVGLSALALSACGELSEDSGLGAAEEATVCMVAEGEGFEDLSFHQSAHEGLEHAARDTGVSTRESVVGSDAESDPALRSMVQSGCDLTIANGQPLSQVALEVAAENPQAAFATVDDSAGEGLGNVKPLSFDSGTAAFLAGYLAAGTTETGTVAAFGGEDIPRVRLVLDGFAEGVEHWNEQKDDDVELLGWDRQEQEGTMLGSFKDDEGAREVTEGFLDNGADIVLPAAGGASEGTAQAVAATGEGSDQALFIWVDTDGYDVLPEAQRSHQLTSVLKDLTGPVESLVRDLEDGELDLDPYVGSLENGGVGIADHHDQQERVGPELAAEVAGLRQQIIDGELEIESQEDAG, encoded by the coding sequence ATGTCCCTCCGCCGTCCCGTGCCAGCCGCCTGCGCGGTCGGTCTGAGCGCGCTCGCGCTCAGCGCCTGCGGCGAGCTGTCGGAGGACTCCGGGCTCGGCGCAGCGGAGGAGGCCACCGTCTGCATGGTGGCCGAGGGAGAGGGCTTCGAGGACCTCAGCTTCCATCAGAGCGCGCACGAGGGGCTCGAGCATGCGGCCCGTGACACGGGGGTCTCGACCCGTGAGTCCGTGGTGGGCTCGGATGCCGAGTCCGACCCTGCCCTGCGCTCCATGGTCCAGAGCGGCTGCGACCTCACGATCGCCAACGGGCAGCCGCTGTCGCAGGTCGCCCTGGAGGTCGCCGCCGAGAACCCGCAGGCCGCCTTCGCGACCGTGGACGACTCCGCAGGCGAGGGCCTCGGCAATGTCAAGCCGCTGAGCTTCGACTCCGGCACCGCCGCGTTCCTGGCCGGCTACCTGGCCGCAGGCACCACCGAGACCGGCACGGTCGCAGCCTTCGGGGGCGAGGACATCCCCCGGGTGAGGCTCGTGCTCGACGGCTTCGCCGAGGGCGTCGAGCACTGGAATGAGCAGAAGGACGACGACGTCGAGCTGCTCGGCTGGGACCGGCAGGAGCAGGAGGGCACCATGCTCGGCTCGTTCAAGGACGACGAGGGCGCCCGGGAGGTCACCGAGGGCTTCCTGGACAACGGCGCGGACATCGTCCTGCCGGCCGCCGGAGGCGCCTCCGAGGGCACCGCGCAGGCCGTGGCCGCCACGGGTGAGGGCTCGGACCAGGCGCTGTTCATCTGGGTCGACACCGACGGCTACGACGTCCTGCCGGAGGCCCAGCGATCGCACCAGCTGACCTCGGTGCTCAAGGACCTCACAGGGCCCGTGGAGTCGCTGGTGCGCGACCTGGAAGACGGTGAACTCGATCTGGACCCCTACGTGGGGAGCCTCGAGAACGGGGGAGTGGGCATCGCCGATCACCACGACCAGCAGGAGCGCGTGGGCCCGGAGCTGGCCGCCGAGGTCGCCGGGCTGCGCCAGCAGATCATCGACGGCGAGCTGGAGATCGAATCCCAGGAGGACGCCGGCTGA
- a CDS encoding succinate dehydrogenase hydrophobic membrane anchor subunit — protein sequence MSTPLKSKIAVPRSNDREVAGVKYNRSTSGRSKFEMLAWLYMRISGVVLLVLVFGHLFVNLIAPEGGVHAIDFGFVGGKWANPFWQVWDLLLLWLALLHGGNGMRTIIDDYAERTGVRFWLKIALFVAVAFTILLGTMVIFTFEPCPAGADPELLASFCTAS from the coding sequence ATGAGCACTCCGCTGAAGTCCAAGATCGCCGTCCCTCGCAGCAACGACCGCGAGGTCGCCGGCGTCAAGTACAACCGGTCCACCTCCGGGCGCAGCAAGTTCGAGATGCTGGCATGGCTCTACATGCGCATCTCGGGCGTCGTGCTGCTGGTCCTGGTGTTCGGCCACCTCTTCGTCAACCTGATCGCCCCCGAGGGCGGCGTCCACGCCATCGACTTCGGATTCGTCGGCGGCAAGTGGGCCAACCCGTTCTGGCAGGTCTGGGACCTGCTGCTGCTGTGGCTCGCCCTGCTGCACGGCGGCAACGGCATGCGCACGATCATCGACGACTACGCCGAGCGCACCGGCGTCCGCTTCTGGCTCAAGATCGCGCTCTTCGTCGCCGTCGCCTTCACGATCCTGCTCGGCACCATGGTGATCTTCACCTTCGAGCCCTGCCCCGCCGGCGCGGATCCCGAGCTGCTGGCCAGCTTCTGCACCGCGAGCTGA
- a CDS encoding cytidine deaminase, with translation MTESIEGARLEELIAEQPWAGLIEEARRAMQHAYVPYSRFKVGAAALVDDGRVVSGCNVENGSYGLTLCAECGLVSALHASGGGRLTHFVCVDGQGSVLMPCGRCRQLLHEHGGDQLQLLTVSGLRSMDQVLPDAFVL, from the coding sequence ATGACCGAGAGCATCGAAGGCGCACGGCTGGAGGAGCTGATCGCCGAGCAGCCCTGGGCGGGGCTGATCGAGGAGGCCCGCCGGGCCATGCAGCACGCCTACGTCCCATACTCCCGCTTCAAGGTGGGGGCGGCCGCGCTCGTGGACGACGGACGCGTGGTCTCCGGGTGCAATGTCGAGAACGGCAGCTACGGGCTCACGCTGTGCGCCGAATGCGGCCTGGTCAGCGCCCTGCACGCCAGCGGCGGCGGACGGCTGACGCACTTCGTGTGCGTCGACGGCCAGGGCTCGGTGCTCATGCCGTGCGGCCGCTGCCGCCAGCTGCTGCACGAGCACGGCGGGGATCAGCTCCAGCTGCTGACCGTCAGCGGTCTGCGCAGCATGGACCAGGTCCTCCCCGACGCCTTCGTCCTGTGA
- a CDS encoding BMP family ABC transporter substrate-binding protein, producing the protein MLGSSGGFRDRSFIQDIHDSSRMLEDSLGIEVRTEESGSPRESEQLLKEMADPAGGCDLVVAMGSTLVEQVEAAAERHPDQDFAIIDDDSIHLPNVRTLVFDASQPGFLAGYAAASATETGRVGAFGGEDIPEVHDFLDGYAAGIEHWNEVHDDDVQLLGWDPRERIGDFVGDFARTEVAAELTRRQLDADADVIMPVVGRAGLGATETIAQDDDALFVWVDVDGWEVLPDEQRTRQLTSVRKEVGSAVADVMTQYASPGAEADDYTGTLANRGVALGDFHDQAQRVDEQTAQELRQLRQQIIEGRQPTRPGAGT; encoded by the coding sequence GTGCTCGGCTCCAGCGGCGGCTTCCGCGACCGCAGCTTCATTCAGGACATCCACGACTCCAGCCGGATGCTCGAAGACTCCCTGGGCATCGAGGTGCGCACCGAGGAGTCGGGCTCGCCGCGGGAGTCCGAGCAGCTGCTGAAGGAGATGGCCGATCCGGCCGGCGGCTGCGACCTGGTGGTCGCCATGGGCTCCACGCTCGTGGAGCAGGTCGAGGCGGCCGCCGAGCGCCATCCCGATCAGGACTTCGCGATCATCGACGATGACTCGATCCATCTGCCCAATGTCCGCACGCTGGTCTTCGACGCCTCGCAGCCCGGGTTCCTCGCCGGATACGCTGCCGCCTCGGCCACCGAGACCGGGCGCGTGGGCGCCTTCGGAGGGGAGGACATCCCCGAGGTCCACGACTTCCTCGACGGCTACGCGGCCGGGATCGAGCACTGGAACGAGGTCCACGACGACGACGTGCAGCTGCTCGGCTGGGATCCGCGCGAGCGCATCGGCGATTTCGTCGGGGACTTCGCTCGCACGGAGGTCGCCGCCGAGCTGACGCGTCGGCAGCTCGACGCCGACGCCGACGTCATCATGCCCGTGGTGGGGCGCGCGGGGCTGGGCGCCACCGAGACGATCGCCCAGGACGACGACGCGCTGTTCGTGTGGGTCGACGTGGACGGCTGGGAGGTGCTGCCCGATGAGCAGCGCACTCGGCAGCTGACCTCGGTGCGCAAGGAGGTGGGCTCCGCCGTCGCCGATGTGATGACCCAGTACGCGAGTCCCGGGGCTGAGGCCGACGACTACACGGGGACCCTGGCCAACCGGGGCGTCGCTCTGGGGGACTTCCATGATCAGGCGCAGCGCGTGGACGAGCAGACCGCCCAGGAGCTGAGGCAGCTGCGCCAGCAGATCATCGAGGGTCGGCAGCCGACCCGACCCGGCGCGGGAACGTAG
- the sdhA gene encoding succinate dehydrogenase flavoprotein subunit codes for MQVHKYDVVIVGAGGAGMRAALESGQRARTAVLTKLYPTRSHTGAAQGGMCAALANVEEDNWEWHTFDTVKGGDYLVDQDAAEVMAKEAIEAVLDLEKMGLPFNRTPEGKIDQRRFGGHTRDHGKNPVRRACYAADRTGHMILQTLYQACIKHNIEFYNEFYVLDLIMVDTPEGRRPSGVVAYELATGELHVFQSKSVVFASGGAGKVFKTTSNAHTLTGDGMAIAFRSGLPLEDMEFVQFHPTGLAGLGILVSEAARGEGGILRNSDGERFMERYAPTIKDLAPRDIVARSMANEVREGRGCGPNKDYVLLDLTHLEPSHIDEKLPDITEFARTYLGVEPYYEPIPVFPTAHYCMGGIPTDIKGEVFENSEKTVPGLYAAGEVACVSVHGSNRLGTNSLLDINVFGKRAGVFAAQYAERAEFLPIPDDATARTEALLDNARSDHGEEKVGAIRKDLQDTMDMNMQVFRTHDSIWQALQDIEKLQERYSRISIQDRGKRYNLDLLEAVELGFLLELAKVMSVAALHRKESRGGHAREDFPDRDDENFMVHSMVYDDPSSETAGIRQETKPVIFTRYEPMERKY; via the coding sequence ATGCAGGTTCACAAGTACGACGTCGTGATCGTCGGCGCCGGCGGCGCTGGAATGCGCGCGGCCCTCGAGTCCGGCCAGCGCGCCCGCACCGCGGTTCTCACCAAGCTCTACCCCACCCGCTCCCACACTGGCGCGGCGCAGGGCGGCATGTGCGCCGCCCTGGCCAACGTCGAGGAGGACAACTGGGAGTGGCACACCTTCGACACCGTCAAGGGCGGCGACTATCTGGTGGACCAGGATGCCGCTGAGGTGATGGCCAAGGAGGCCATCGAGGCCGTCCTGGACCTCGAGAAGATGGGTCTGCCGTTCAACCGCACGCCCGAGGGCAAGATCGATCAGCGCCGCTTCGGCGGGCACACCCGCGACCACGGCAAGAACCCCGTGCGCCGCGCCTGCTACGCCGCTGACCGCACCGGTCACATGATCCTGCAGACCCTCTACCAGGCCTGCATCAAGCACAACATCGAGTTCTACAACGAGTTCTACGTGCTCGACCTGATCATGGTGGACACCCCCGAGGGGCGCCGTCCTTCGGGCGTGGTGGCCTACGAGCTGGCCACCGGCGAGCTGCACGTCTTCCAGTCCAAGTCGGTCGTGTTCGCCTCCGGCGGCGCCGGCAAGGTCTTCAAGACCACCTCCAACGCGCACACCCTGACCGGCGACGGCATGGCCATCGCCTTCCGCAGCGGCCTGCCGCTGGAGGACATGGAGTTCGTGCAGTTCCACCCCACGGGCCTGGCCGGCCTGGGCATCCTCGTCTCCGAGGCCGCCCGCGGCGAGGGCGGCATCCTGCGCAACTCGGACGGCGAGCGCTTCATGGAGCGCTACGCCCCCACCATCAAGGACCTCGCGCCCCGCGACATCGTGGCCCGCTCGATGGCCAACGAGGTCCGCGAGGGCCGCGGCTGCGGCCCGAACAAGGACTACGTGCTGCTCGACCTGACGCACCTGGAGCCCTCGCACATCGACGAGAAGCTGCCGGACATCACCGAGTTCGCACGCACCTACCTGGGCGTGGAGCCGTACTACGAGCCCATCCCGGTGTTCCCCACCGCCCACTACTGCATGGGCGGGATCCCCACGGACATCAAGGGCGAGGTCTTCGAGAACTCCGAGAAGACCGTCCCCGGCCTGTACGCCGCCGGCGAGGTCGCCTGCGTGTCCGTGCACGGCTCCAACCGCCTGGGGACCAACTCGCTGCTCGACATCAATGTGTTCGGCAAGCGCGCCGGCGTCTTCGCCGCCCAGTACGCCGAGCGCGCCGAGTTCCTGCCGATCCCCGACGACGCCACGGCGCGCACCGAGGCGCTGCTGGACAACGCCCGCTCGGATCACGGCGAGGAGAAGGTCGGCGCCATCCGCAAGGACCTGCAGGACACCATGGACATGAACATGCAGGTGTTCCGCACCCATGACTCCATCTGGCAGGCCCTGCAGGACATCGAGAAGCTGCAGGAGCGCTACTCCCGCATCTCGATCCAGGACCGCGGCAAGCGCTACAACCTGGATCTGCTCGAGGCCGTGGAGCTGGGCTTCCTGCTCGAGCTCGCCAAGGTCATGTCCGTGGCCGCTCTGCACCGCAAGGAGTCCCGCGGCGGTCACGCCCGCGAGGACTTCCCCGATCGTGATGACGAGAACTTCATGGTCCACTCGATGGTCTACGACGACCCGTCCTCGGAGACCGCTGGCATCCGCCAGGAGACCAAGCCCGTCATCTTCACCCGTTACGAGCCGATGGAGCGCAAGTACTGA
- the sdhC gene encoding succinate dehydrogenase, cytochrome b556 subunit, with protein MGSGTLYRGGFGMWSWVAHRISGVGIFFFLLVHVLDTAMVRVDPEAYNAVMATYKNPIMGIGEMGLVAGIVYHAFNGVRIILVDFWSNGANHQKKLFWAVAIAWLVVMVPFAIVHVYHMFIH; from the coding sequence ATCGGATCGGGCACCCTCTATCGCGGAGGATTCGGAATGTGGTCGTGGGTGGCCCACCGGATCAGCGGCGTGGGCATCTTCTTCTTCCTCCTGGTCCACGTCCTCGACACCGCCATGGTCCGCGTGGATCCCGAGGCCTACAACGCCGTGATGGCGACCTACAAGAACCCGATCATGGGCATCGGCGAGATGGGCCTGGTGGCGGGCATCGTCTACCACGCCTTCAACGGCGTGCGCATCATCCTGGTCGACTTCTGGTCGAACGGCGCCAACCACCAGAAGAAGCTCTTCTGGGCGGTGGCCATCGCCTGGCTGGTCGTGATGGTGCCGTTCGCCATCGTCCACGTGTACCACATGTTCATCCACTGA
- a CDS encoding YhjD/YihY/BrkB family envelope integrity protein, giving the protein MPSSARGQGPPIDPEEEGARRPQAGAQSYVLEPPAVPPAAVDRDGLRREAKRQLSILRLKRRQGAGLLSQLGSVFGWALASVWTLLPGRLVMHYLFHGGPLMAAGLSYNMLFASVAVLVIGFAIMGRWLGSDSEFRDLAIDAVEQSVPGLLNSGHGGLIPVSMLETTQQFTVTWIVGAAILGFTAWRWAAGIRLSTRRMFEVPPSRGAPAAAVPRDIVGLLVLVMVLSVSLVLNAEAAGALRLLEDQVGQVPVLSPLVRFMDGEVAYGAATAVGVGADALTLFLMYRVVAQLKPSWWVMTCMLILGAGGNYVLREVGGLVIQAMTSSPYLLSIAITVGVLLWFYFFSQIILVSAAFGALVQADTHGGHPQPVGETRAVAAVAVATLDDVRAHERGLL; this is encoded by the coding sequence TTGCCCAGCTCGGCTCGCGGCCAGGGGCCGCCGATCGACCCGGAGGAGGAGGGGGCGCGCCGCCCTCAGGCAGGCGCGCAGTCCTACGTCCTGGAGCCGCCGGCCGTCCCTCCGGCGGCAGTGGACCGCGACGGGCTGCGCCGTGAGGCCAAGAGGCAGCTGTCGATCCTGCGCCTGAAGCGCCGGCAGGGGGCCGGTCTGCTCTCTCAGCTCGGCAGCGTCTTCGGCTGGGCTCTGGCCTCGGTGTGGACCCTGCTGCCCGGTCGGCTCGTGATGCACTACCTCTTCCACGGCGGGCCCCTGATGGCCGCGGGGCTGTCCTACAACATGCTCTTCGCCTCCGTGGCCGTGCTCGTGATCGGCTTCGCGATCATGGGCCGCTGGCTCGGCTCGGACTCCGAGTTCCGGGACCTGGCGATCGACGCGGTGGAGCAGTCGGTGCCGGGGCTGCTGAACTCCGGGCACGGGGGCCTGATCCCGGTGTCCATGCTGGAGACCACTCAGCAGTTCACCGTCACCTGGATCGTGGGCGCCGCCATCCTGGGCTTCACCGCCTGGCGATGGGCTGCGGGGATCCGGCTGTCGACCCGGCGGATGTTCGAGGTCCCTCCTTCGCGAGGAGCTCCGGCCGCGGCGGTGCCGCGGGACATCGTGGGGCTGCTCGTGCTGGTGATGGTGCTGTCCGTCTCGCTGGTGCTCAACGCCGAAGCGGCCGGCGCCCTGCGCCTGCTCGAGGACCAGGTGGGGCAGGTGCCGGTGCTCAGCCCCCTGGTCCGCTTCATGGACGGCGAGGTCGCCTACGGGGCAGCCACCGCGGTCGGGGTCGGAGCCGATGCGCTCACGCTGTTCCTGATGTACCGAGTGGTCGCCCAGCTCAAGCCGTCGTGGTGGGTCATGACCTGCATGCTGATCCTCGGCGCCGGCGGGAACTACGTGCTGCGCGAGGTCGGCGGGCTGGTCATCCAGGCCATGACCTCGAGCCCGTACCTGCTCTCGATCGCCATCACCGTGGGCGTGCTGCTGTGGTTCTACTTCTTCAGCCAGATCATCCTGGTCTCGGCGGCCTTCGGCGCCCTGGTCCAGGCCGACACCCATGGCGGGCATCCGCAGCCGGTGGGGGAGACCCGGGCCGTGGCCGCGGTCGCGGTGGCCACCCTCGACGACGTCCGCGCTCACGAGCGCGGCCTGCTCTGA
- a CDS encoding succinate dehydrogenase iron-sulfur subunit, which translates to MSTAAAEKTDESTQSESIPSFDVTVRIRRYNPEFSSEVTWEEFNVTMYGTDRVLDCLHKIKWEIDGSLSFRRSCAHGVCGSDAMRINGRNRLACKVLLKDLDLSKPLTIEPIKGLPCEKDLIVDMEPFFQSYREVMPFLINEDNEPEYERYQSPEDRARFDDTTKCILCAACTSSCPVFWTDGQYFGPAAIVNAHRFIFDSRDQAGDMRLEILNDKEGVWRCRTTFNCTEACPRGIQITKAIAEVKQAALATSM; encoded by the coding sequence ATGTCCACTGCCGCTGCTGAGAAGACCGACGAGAGCACCCAGTCGGAGTCGATTCCGTCCTTCGACGTCACGGTGCGCATCCGTCGCTACAACCCCGAGTTCTCCTCCGAGGTCACCTGGGAAGAGTTCAACGTCACCATGTACGGCACCGACCGCGTGCTGGACTGCCTCCACAAGATCAAGTGGGAGATCGACGGCTCGCTGTCCTTCCGCCGCTCCTGCGCGCACGGCGTGTGCGGCTCGGATGCCATGCGCATCAACGGCCGCAACCGCCTGGCCTGCAAGGTGCTGCTCAAGGACCTGGACCTGTCCAAGCCCCTGACTATCGAGCCGATCAAGGGCCTGCCCTGCGAGAAGGACCTGATCGTCGACATGGAGCCGTTCTTCCAGTCGTACCGCGAGGTCATGCCGTTCCTCATCAACGAGGACAACGAGCCCGAGTACGAGCGCTACCAGTCCCCCGAGGACCGGGCCCGCTTCGACGACACCACCAAGTGCATCCTGTGCGCCGCGTGCACGTCGTCCTGCCCGGTGTTCTGGACCGACGGCCAGTACTTCGGCCCCGCGGCGATCGTGAACGCGCATCGCTTCATCTTCGACTCGCGCGATCAGGCCGGAGACATGCGTCTGGAGATCCTCAACGACAAGGAGGGCGTGTGGCGCTGCCGCACGACCTTCAACTGCACCGAGGCGTGCCCCCGCGGCATCCAGATCACGAAGGCCATCGCCGAGGTGAAGCAGGCCGCGCTGGCCACTTCCATGTGA